From the Longimicrobiaceae bacterium genome, the window GTGACGTCGCCTACTTCCGGTACGACTGGCGGCGGGAGGGCGGATGGAACCTGGCCTTCGCGCTGGGGATCCTGGCGGGCGGGGTGCTGGCGGGGGCGGTGTTCGCCAACTCCGAGCCGGTCGCCATCGCGGCGCAGACCCGGGCCGACCTGCTCGCCCTGGGGATCCGCGACTTCGGCGGCCTCGTCCCGGACGACCTGTTCAGCTGGGGCAGCCTGCTGACGCTGCGCGGGCTGACGGTGGTGGTGCTCGGCGGGTTCCTGGTCGGCTTCGGGACGGCGTACGCCGGGGGGTGCACCTCCGGGCACGGCATCACCGGCGTGGCCGACCTGCAGCCGGCCTCGTTCCTCGCCCTGGCCGGGTTCTTCGTCGGCGGGATCGTGGGGACCTTCTTTCTCCTCCCCCTTGTCCTGTAGGCGATCGTGGCGTCCTCCGCACCGGCCTCCACCACCCTGCGCCGCGGCCCCGGCCTGGCCGTCTACTTCGCCGTCGGCCTGCTGTTCGGGGTCGTGCTGATCCGCGCGGAGGTGGTCTCCTGGTTCCGCATCCAGGAGATGTTCCGCTTC encodes:
- a CDS encoding YeeE/YedE thiosulfate transporter family protein, with the translated sequence MPEFLTRPWPWYVAGPLLGLFAPLLLLLGNKLFGLSANLRHACAAVLPRDVAYFRYDWRREGGWNLAFALGILAGGVLAGAVFANSEPVAIAAQTRADLLALGIRDFGGLVPDDLFSWGSLLTLRGLTVVVLGGFLVGFGTAYAGGCTSGHGITGVADLQPASFLALAGFFVGGIVGTFFLLPLVL